Below is a window of Epinephelus fuscoguttatus linkage group LG12, E.fuscoguttatus.final_Chr_v1 DNA.
CTGTAGAGACCCACAACACCCTGTAAGATGATGGAATGACTTCCTTTGCAGCTGAAGTAGGCTAATCCTTTGCATTGTTGGAGGGGACAGTGATGGGGATGAGAGAGCGATCTATTGCTTCCCTGCACTGGAGAACACCCATCTCTCCTCGAAACCATCCATAGTCTCCCACAGTCTGTGGCAAACTACAAAATTGGAGCTGAAGTGTGCGAATAGTACAACAAACCTCCCGCTGATTAACAACAACACATTCGGTCTTTGCAAATCGAAATTATGTAGGATTACTTGTTTATTTGCATATGGAGGAGGAAGTGAGATCCTATCACAAGTGGTCATTGGAGGTGCATGTGGAGAAGCAAGCGCATTTTACATTGCTTGTTCAAGTACCACCGTTATTCCGCCTTGTTGTTCTTTATAAAATGGACGATGACAGAATGGAAGGACAGACTTGCCTCGCCTTTAAGATGGCAGTGGAGGTAGCAACAGCGCCAAATCGACAGCTGGCAGTATGGGACTATGAATGGGACAtgtgtgatgtttttatgaCGTGTTATTTGTGTGTTCCACCGCCAGGAGATTAAAAAAGCAGCTAACTCAACTAAGTAGAACAGCAACGGAAAACGTCCACAAACTATAGAGACGATGAAGTCCGGATGCTCCTCACCCTCTCCTCCTTGACATGGTTATTGTTTagggacagctgcagacacatatctgatatgtcacactagaggcacCCGTCATGTCCCATTTGCTTCTGGGACGCCAGCATGCTGTCTGAAATCACACCATGGGGCGGCATGATACTGCTGTTGTTTacttctgtgtaaaaatgcaaaggcggcaTACAgaaagggactttgtagcggcaCTCTGGTGCAACCtgtgtgtaaaaggggctgtaTTCTGATGCCTGGTGTGAACAGACAGCCTCACAGCTGTCCACCTGTGATCGTGTCATCCAAGAAGCATAATAATGCCAGGTGTAAACAGCTGTTAAATCCTTTTTTAGCATAATCTCACTTATTTACACTGAAATGTGGATGATGCCTCTGCGATACCTGTGAGCTAAGCTTTCCTGTTTACTAGAAATCTATCTCATGTAACTTTAACAACACCACCGCCCTCACCTTAACTCCAACTGTGGCGTGAACTGTtgttgtgtgtgcttgtgaCCAGCCATGTGCAGGTGTAGTGTGAATTATTACACCTCTTCCAAGAGACAGAATGACAGGAGAGAAAGTTTGTGCTGACCTTGGAGTCCAGATCATCCTTCCACTTGAGCACTGCATCAAACGTGGAGGCCCTCGTCACGTCAAACACCACCAGAGCTCCCACCGCCTCCCGGTAGTAGACACGAGTCATGTTCCCATAACGCTCCTGTCCTGGGACGCACGGCACAGGACagccatcagacacacacatatttgtgtAAAGATGCCCTTCAAGTCTGTTAAATTAGATCAACTCACAGCACGGTGTATTAGTGACGAATAcagcgtgtgtgtatgtgtttattcTACAGTAGCTGCCATCATGTGACTGATATTATGAGCATGGGATAACTTGAGTCACAGCCAGGCACAAGATCTACATTCCTCGACCAGGCTTCAAATGACAGGGAGGGACCCAGGCATCCACTCTCACTGCGAGTTCACATCAGCCACTGAAAAATATCTACATCTTATAAAGTTTGTTTGTCACTAAATCATAAAGTGAAAACAAgtttcaaaagtgtttttgtgcagcAGTCTGTCATGTTTCAAGACACTGTTGACAGGAGCTGATTGTATTGGAAAGCAGTTAGTTTGATCTTACTACACTGGCAGAAAATAAGACTTCAGGACTCAGAAATTGTTCTGCAGTACAATCCAACTACCATTTTatatatgttttaatgtttcaaaCACTTATCCTGTAGTAGCTTTAAAGTTTTCACAGCTGGTGAGGGAGAAACAAAAGCTTTCTGTCCCCAAAAATCCCAAACCACAGAGAATAAATCCCGCAGAGCTTTACAGTTTTAACAATCACCTGATGCAAACAGTGAGCTCGTAAACCAGGATGTGCTGGTTAAAGTTTGACAGACCTGCTATGTCCCACAGCTGCAGCCGGATCACAGTGTCATCGTCCCACTGGAGCACCTTCAGGGCGAAGTCCACCCCGATGGTGGCTCGGTAGTGCTGGGAGAAGATCTGGTGCACGTACCGCTTGATGATGGACGTTTTCCCGACTCCCAGGTCCCCGATCACCAGGACTTTGAACAGGAGCTCCTGCTGCatggctgcagctctgcagggaGAAACTCCTCAGTAGAATTACAGAAACCTTTTATGAATACCGGTGCGCACAAAACTGTAAACTGGCTGTGGTGAAGTTAAGGACAGTAACGTAAGTAGAACATTTTCTTCCGTCCAACACACTTCGCACTATTTTTCTTATTATGATCCAATATCGTCGAGATTTGTGAAAGAAGAGGTGAAGCTCGCCCCAGATCACTGCAGTCCACCCGTTAAATCACACAACACCCTCTGGGTCAGTTTACTTCACGGCCAACTCTCAGCTCCTGGAAGCAACTCCCAACACAGAGGCTAACTGGTGGTGCGTTCAGGCGCTCCTCGTAAAACTTCAGGATTTGTCACGCAGCCGAGTGCGTTTTCTCCAATGTGCCTAGGACCCTTAGTGGCCTGCATGGTACAGATTTAACTTGTCTGATCATACAGTATGTCTTGAATGTTAAATTTGATTTGCAGCAACACTAAAACATTTCCTCGCTgtagttttattgtgttttttacagTTGGAAAAGATCAAAGTTCCCACAAGGATTTAACAGACAGATTTTACAGTATCTGGCAGCCCCTGCTCAATTAGGTCAAGAGCCTGACCTCTCTTTCCCCAGGAGGACTACCTTGCTGAGATGGGTATTAAATATAACAGCTGAACATTGAAAATCTGCCAACAGCGCACCACAGTGACCCATACATGTACACTTACCGCtctcataattttatttttatttatcctatatttattttattttattcactgatttatttttgttataagtgtatttattgctttttttctcccctctgtTTTACATTAATGCACCTCAGTCATTCTTATCATTAACTGATATGCATTGTTATCATTGTCATCATAATTCCTCAACCTCAGATGAGGGAGATGAGAGGAGGTGGGTGCGGGTTCATTATGGGAATAACTCACATCACTAAATGGTTTTGCAGAAGTAATATTCTCAAATGTGACTTTAACTCCCACCAAAGTCATTTTCTGGTTAGATATCCCTTTCATTATATGAGTGCTGGCAACAAAAATATGTCATATgacaaaatacagtaaaaagtgATAAAGAGGGAAGGGACAAGTGCTTGGTAGGTGGAACcaagttatttttttgtaaGTCACAGGTAAgactcaagtctttgcactcgtgtcccaagtcaagtccttAGTCCTAAACTTTGAAGCTAGGACTAAGGACTTGACTAATAAAATATGTTCATTAATAAAGTTTGATAGGCTACTGTCATGGGGGGAAAACTGTAACATTGatacacaacattttttataTGCTGACAATCTGTTTTTCTATTTATAATATGTAGCCTAACATTTTGAGGCCAAACAAGTCAGATTATAACTGCTCTGCTTTGTggcctttttttaaactttagtCTGCTTAATTAATGTATGAtctattttacatttgtttctattttattttaaactggTGTTCATTTAGCTGTTTAGCTGCTTAATGTCCCTCCCAGTTGTGGAGCAGGATGTGAGGGAGACACCTCCACTGTTGTCGTGTCTCcttctttgtagttgctttatTTGCTGTAACTATATATTATTGGATTGTTTTGTATCATGATGTTTTATATCAATAAAGATTCAAATAATGACATTAGCAATAAAACTACTActactctcctcctcctcctcctcctcctcctcctcctactactactactaataataataaccatttaaaaagtaaatattggtATAAAGTATACTGTATTCACTTGGGAAAAAATATTTGCCCCGTTCTTCTGAATTAACGATATTATTATCTCTGAATTTTGAGAAAAGCTCTCAGAATTAATAAGATCATCTTAGAATTATGATTCAAGTTTTTATGGGGGAAAAATCAGCAGTTGTTCTCCTGAATTACCTCTTTGTTATCTCGAGTGAATGCTTTATGCCTTTGTATAATTTTGTGAGCAATgctaaattatttattaatttgcgcTGACACCGTAATGAcgattttgttttcttcctaCAGCCTTTGAAGGCAGCAGCGTGACCCTGAGGATTGTCGGTGCGCTGCCGTGCGCACAGTTACGGTAGTGGTGCTGATGAGGGCGAGGAGGAGAGgtgtgatgctgctgttgtgtccTGCTGCCATTTCATCTGCCGACCGATCCTCACGGAAATATCAAATGTGGAGTGGAACCATCGCGGATCATCTCTCGGTATAAACACTCCAGAGGCTGCTCTTGTCCCTAAAAACGGGTCACGTGCTGATGTTGGACACGAGGCCTGGTTAATGTGATGCTTGTTATTGGCGGGTTATTTCTGTAACACCACCACTGCTGCTCTACAGGATCATTTGTAGGAATCATCGATATggggtttgttttttacagacacTGAGCTCTTAACTTTAAGGTaggttattatttattgttcttTATGAGACTGTTGACTGAATATTCATGTTGTAAGTAAACAACAGCCATACTGGGATTAAGCTAAGTGGGTTGGGCCTCATGATCCAAACAATTTACTCATATTTTTTGTCTAAACTTTGCAGGATTTCTTATTATGAGTGACACTGAAGGTCTTCTAGgaacatgtgttatcagataGCAGCCACGTTTAGCAGCTATCTCTTCATTAAGATCATGTTTGGCTCGGTTCAAGGCCTCATTGTGTGTTATTGCTGTCTAACAACCAGCCTACTATCCACATGGGGGCTGACTATGCCAATGTTTATTGAGTTGGAGAGGAGTggccctcccctccctccttcccctcaAATTAGATCACCCAACTGTAAATCACATGGACACTGCTGAGATGATCTGAGCCTATTATTCTCCTCATGGTGGCAGCCATAATCCAAAAGTGAACCATGTGGTCGACGCAGTCTGGGGATTAAatgcacatttgtttttaatctgaaTCTATTTGAACACATCCTCTGTTTCTATAGAGCAGGGTGTCATTCTGTTGTTTGTAGAGGCTttaaagatcatgttttagatTTCATATATTGTGAAGATAATTCTGTAGTGGTTTTGAAAGACAGAGCCTTAAAATGCTCTGCAAATGATCAACATTTTCTCATGACACTTAGCAAATAAGTAGCTTTGGAACAATTTACATTCCAGTTTTATTTATCAGTACAGATGATAAGATGTATAAGAACAGATCAGAGCAATCTGTTATGCTCTATATACTATGGATtagggctgaaaaattaaatgATTGTAAACTCTTTGGGTTTTTGATAGTTGGTCACACACTATAAGACATTAATCCATAACATGACTGAtgatttaatgattttattttctcacagattttattttggtgAGACATGGAGACGATATGGCTTTATCAGTTTCGCCTGATCGTCATCGGTGACTCCACGGTCGGCAAGTCGTGTCTGATCCGGAGGTTCACTGAGGGCCGCTTTGCCCAGGTGTCAGACCCAACCGTGGGGGTGGACTTCTTCTCTCGCCTGGTGGAGATCGAGCCGGGCAAAAGAATCAAACTACAGATTTGGGACACTGCAGGACAGGAGAGGTTCAGGTAAAGGCAGAGCTCTTCCATGcttttcactcattcacacagcagcatcattaacctatttatttttatatagtcAGTGTTTAAGTACCTTTTCTTTTCACATTACATAAGCACATTTACCCCCAACCTTGTCCCAGTCCTGTTGGATGTCTCCATAGAAAAAAAAGTAGCATGTCATAAAAGGAAGTCGTGCAAAATGCcataataaagtcatagtataatttgccttaaaaagtcataaaacagtcatagtataatatgccataaaaatggtttaaaaaaatgatgaaaaagtcagtatgatatgccataaaaaagtaaaaatgtcatagtacattataatttttataaataaaaagaaaaaacaaagtatagtatgccataaaatgtcagataaAAGTCATAGCacagtatgacataaaaagtcataaatatgTCTTAGTTAGCTGTAAACCAATAAAAATTAATGCAAAAGTTATAGCGtagtatgaaataaaaaaagtgatagtatagtatgccataaaaagtcatacaAATTTCCTAGAATAGATTAAtgaaaatgttgtaaaaaaaaaaaaaaaaaaaaacaacaacaaaaaaacaaaacatagtgTGTCATAAAAGTGAGAGTATAAGTAcatcagaaaaatgtcattaaaaaaaaagtcatagtatataatGTGTCATAAAAATAGTCATTAAAAGTTATATTAAAGTCATGAAacatgtaaaaagaaaagtcatagtatagtatgccatgaaaagtcataaaaatttCATAGGATAAAGTCATGAAAattttcaccaaaaaaaagtcatacaatAGTATGTCATAGAAGACAGTATAGTACttcataaaaaatataatttaaaatgtcatagtatggtatgccATCAAAATTCATAAAAAGTTCACAGtataaagtcatgaaaaaagtcatagtatgtcataaagtcTTAATAAAAATcatgcaaaatgcaaaaaaagtcatacagTATATGTCATAGAAGTCAGTATAGTgcttcataaaaacataattgaaaaggtcatagtatagtatgtcatcaaaattcaTAAAAAGTTCACAGTAtaaaagtcatgaaaaacatttttaaaaagtcatagtatgtgaCTTTATGtaagtatgccataaaaagcatttaaaagtCTCAGTGTGAAGTCATGACataatatgccataaaaatgtcattaaaaaagtcatagcatagtatgttaTTGAAAGTCATAAAGAATTCATAACATAATGTCAtgaaaagtgtaaaaaaattaaaaaaaaacagtcatcaTGAAGTGTGCCataaagaagtcatagtattgtatgtcatgAAAAGGGCCATAGTGTAGGACACAGTTTCTTAAACTGTGGGCCAGTGGTGACACTCAGGAACATTTTGTGCAACCACTGAACATGACAGGAAATGCATGCGTTATATTTTCTCACTTAGCAACCACTGAAAACAGCGCCCCCTAACAAGCGTCTGTCAAGTTAGGAATGACAATTTGTAGAATGCTGCTGTTGGCACTTCCCTAGTGTCGCTGTCATTACAGTCTGTCATCAGGGCTGGTGATGTTAGCTGAAGGCAGGGATTTCCATAGAAGACTTTGCAGTTTCATGTGGAATTgagatggaaaaatattttattatgtgTGCAATTTTCCTGTACGGCCGTCCATCATATGTAGGCTCCATTAAAATGGCACTCAAGTCTTCAAAATGTCAGATCACCTGATGTAAAATTTCAAAAAAAGATCACGAGtatactttaatttcacaaaaaaaaaggctcagTAATTTCTTAAAATGGCTGGAAGCTGTGGTGTTCAGCAAACATTAttcaaacaggagtaaatagtGTATTTGTTGGGGACTGTGTTCTACAgtggtttttattttcagcacaaTCCATCTGTCTGTATTTCAAGGTCTATCACCAGAGCTTACTACCGTAACTCCGTTGGTGGGCTCTTACTCTTCGACATCACAAACCGCCGCTCCTTCCAGAACGTCCATAACTGGCTAGAGGAGGCCCAGAGCCACGTCCAGCCGCACAACATTGTCTTCCTGCTGGTCGGTCACAAGTGTGACCTGGAGGCCCATCGTCAGGTGACCCAGCAGGAGGCAGAGAAGCTGGCAGGGGCCTATGGGATGCGCTATGTGGAGACATCGGCGCGGGAATCCATCAACGTGGAGaaggtgtggatgagatttgACTTTTTCTTCATAGTGTGTGTTAAGCTTCACAATCtggttttaattttgtttctttttcacaaGGCGTTTGTGGATCTGACGAGGGACATCTTTGAGCTGGTACGGACCGGAGACATCAAGATCCAGGATGGCTGGGAGGGCGTCAAGAGTGGATTTGTTCCCAACACCGTCCATTCCTCTGAGGAGGTCACCAAGGGCAGCCGGCAATGCTACTGCTGATTTATCTGGCTGCAGCATGTGGGGGTGACAGGTAGTAATACTCCAGTGGACTCCATCTGTAGGAGATCGCTCTCTCTCGCCTTGGCTGCACTCAGGCCAGTTTTTCGGGACTTGTAATATTTCCCCTGCTCAGTAACACACTTCTATATTTGAGACGCTGTTTTAACTTTGGGGTGCCTGTTCATGGCTCTTCGTTGATGTCCCTAACAGGCGTAGAAGCACAAGAAGCATCCTAACCCTCTCACtgttctgtgtgcatgtgtgtgtgactgtaatAACCCTGCTGTCTTTGCAGCTCTTACCAAACCTTCCGCTTTACTGCACTTTTTGGCCTTTCCTGATGTGTACAGTTATACTCCAGTTGTTGCCACACTTCTCTTAAAGACTGATAATGTCAGTGTAGTGTGTTTATGCTCTCATGTTAATTTAAATCTGAATCAGTGATGCCAAGACTGAGCCATGCCTCGTCTTTTTCACGCATAATACTCAGAATATACTGCAACCTTGTACAGACTATAACCAGTGAGAGACGAGACAGAAAGAGATGTTCACTGATTGTACTGCACTAAATCCAAGTGGCTTAATACATGAAGAGAGCAGACGATAACGACGATGAACTCAAACTGAACCAAAGTTTGAGActctgtcatgtttgtctgattGCGACCTGCTGACGACTGCTGGAGGAAGAGTTTGCActgtgaaaaaggaaaaagcttCTGTAGCTGCTCACTGATAGCCATTATTACCTGATCATAgcgaggacttttttttttaatctatatgGTAAGTACCCATGTTCATGTTTACTGCTCTGTGTTGGTTTACTGGTGAGAACCGTAAAGCCTTTTGTACGGAACCCCAAAGAGCCCAATATTGAAtacgtaaaaaaaaataatagactgttttatttcataatgaatTTTGTTCTCAATGACCGTTTATTTCATGTGACATTTTGTCGCATACTGTCGCTCTTCATGACAGTGATGGTTCAACAGCTGCTGTCAAATTTAACCAGTGAGCTCCAATTCGCTCAAGTTAGCTCAACTGGCTTTGCTCGGGGGCcatttttgcaaaatgacaggaggccaggggccggttagagaagtatttcactgcagtagaaagacacaaaaaattTGAAAGTGCTGCTACAGAACCAGACAAATCAGAGAGAAAGgatgcttttgctcaagagggagaaaacctacaactaccagaatgcactgtgccacaccagaccaataaacgctcccactggtgggtgatgtaatgtgatTATGTCCAAATAGATCGTTTGTCGAGTGTAGACCCTTTTACAGCCAAGGTCacaatgatgtcagtttggtagctggaggcaaaacacgactctccaccacaggcgacataggagtcttaagatgtcatcttgttgtgttattgggagccagaatgaaggagtcatggctcaaaacttaaattttatcggATACCAGCCGCCACAGCCTGTCAACAAAAGCGAAGACAACTATGGCTAAATGTGATAAGACgcaaggactggacggaggtgatcattaaaaatgtttgcatttgcaGCTCACACTTCAAATCAGGTTAGGGAGAaagtgtttcctgttgtagggatgagtAACGTTATGTGTAATAAatgttatcatgtccacctcatcagaaattggggaggcATTACGAGGAATGTTGGATTTCTCCAtaacgctaacgttagcttcgacAGCAGTCAATCGTCCCCCCAGACAGAGTCCACTCTGCCTTTCTAAGAGTGTGGTACTCTGGATAACCGAACgatacattcagacagcgcatTGAATCTAtaaacggtccagtttgtgttGGAATGAATacttctgaatgcaccacttgcattatcttcctccactgtctaaaacaaatgaacagaacttgctagctagcactagctaaagtttgtggagaattgttttgcctccagctaagcccccccccccccccccaaaaaaaacgtCATTGTGTTTGTTAACAGTAAAAGTGCAGAATGCAGAAATGCAGAAAATGTGGAAGTACagcctgtagtttgagcaacaccCCAAGAGCCAGCGATTACATAAGTTACATCAATCGTCAGAGTTTCACCGCAGGGCAAGGAGGGATATCGAGgcactggttagatggagggaagttcaccacagttcatttatacacactGCCCACACTGTTTTGACAGAAACTGGTTAAAGTTGGAGAAGTAAACAAAGAATAATATTTATCggataaaatagataaatgagGCAAATTCCACACAGCAGTTGGGAACGTTTGTAGGATTTAAGGACATTCGGAGCCCATGTCAAGGGGTCCAGGGATCAAACAAGTTATACTGGGAAGAGTTTTacgcactctggcaccttatttacatttaaagtcCAAAAATTCCCAGTGTGTATCAATGTGTCGAGGGCCAGATTCCTCTCATGGGCTGCAAACTGAGAATCACTTTTAACTCTTGCTACGCCAGGCTGCATAT
It encodes the following:
- the LOC125898682 gene encoding ras-related protein Rab-39B-like, producing the protein METIWLYQFRLIVIGDSTVGKSCLIRRFTEGRFAQVSDPTVGVDFFSRLVEIEPGKRIKLQIWDTAGQERFRSITRAYYRNSVGGLLLFDITNRRSFQNVHNWLEEAQSHVQPHNIVFLLVGHKCDLEAHRQVTQQEAEKLAGAYGMRYVETSARESINVEKAFVDLTRDIFELVRTGDIKIQDGWEGVKSGFVPNTVHSSEEVTKGSRQCYC
- the LOC125898683 gene encoding ras-related protein Rab-38-like, which encodes MQQELLFKVLVIGDLGVGKTSIIKRYVHQIFSQHYRATIGVDFALKVLQWDDDTVIRLQLWDIAGQERYGNMTRVYYREAVGALVVFDVTRASTFDAVLKWKDDLDSKVTLNHGRPVPAVLLANKADQLSSQSPKLDSFCRENGFVGWFETSAKENANIDEATRCLVGHILNNEESPLVERDPSSLVLSGYNNTTKDHFNCSSCVKW